In Melopsittacus undulatus isolate bMelUnd1 chromosome 6, bMelUnd1.mat.Z, whole genome shotgun sequence, the following proteins share a genomic window:
- the STX6 gene encoding syntaxin-6 has product MSMEDPFFVVKGEVQKAVNTAQGLFQRWTELLQDPSIATREEIDWTTNELRNNLRSIEWDLEDLDETISIVEANPRKFNLDATELGIRKAFITSTRQVVREMKDQMSNSSMQALAERKNRQALLGESGSQSWSTGPDKHSRLDRDLQLANSHFIEEQQAQQQLIVEQQDEQLELVSGSIGVLKNMSQRIGGELEEQAVMLDDFSHELDSTQSRLDNVMKKLAKVSHMTSDRRQWCAIVVLFIILLVVLILLFVL; this is encoded by the exons aTGTCGATGGAGGACCCCTTCTTCGTGGTGAAGGG GGAGGTGCAGAAAGCTGTGAATACTGCCCAGGGGCTTTTCCAGAGGTGGACAGAGCTCTTGCAAGATCCCTCCATTGCCACAAGAGAAGAAATCGATTGGACCACTAATGAGCTCAGGAACAACCTGCGGAGCATCGAGTGGGACCTGGAAGACTTGGATGAAACAATTA GCATTGTTGAGGCAAACCCACGGAAATTCAACCTCGATGCGACGGAGCTGGGTATCAGGAAAGCCTTCATCACAAGCACGCGGCAGGTGGTCAGG GAAATGAAGGACCAGATGTCAAACTCCTCCATGCAAGCACtggctgaaagaaaaaacaggcag GCACTCCTGGGAGAAAGTGGGAGTCAGAGTTGGAGCACTGGACCTGACAAACACAGCCGTCTGGACCGGGACCTGCAATTAGCAAATTCACACTTCATTGAAGAGCAGCAAGCTCAACAACAG TTGATTGTGGAGCAGCAAGATGAGCAGTTGGAGCTGGTCTCTGGCAGCATTGGAGTGCTGAAGAACATGTCTCAGCGCATTGgtggggagctggaggagcaagCAGT GATGCTGGATGACTTCTCCCACGAATTAGACAGCACTCAGTCGCGGCTTGATAACGTCATGAAGAAGCTTGCCAAAGTGTCTCACATGACAAGTG ATCGACGGCAGTGGTGTGCAATTGTGGTCCTCTTCATCATCCTGCTGGTGGTGCTCATCCTGCTTTTTGTGCTGTGA